A region of Catenibacterium mitsuokai DNA encodes the following proteins:
- a CDS encoding Type 1 glutamine amidotransferase-like domain-containing protein, with protein MHLFLTSSNLTLNGQYINEENGFRSLLFDVLPHHIRCLYIASDPSNTIHNDEWGNYQKKALMNSHFLVDTFTILDDRNKEKTEELVKESDLIILGGGHVPTQNKFFREIHLKKYLKEYEGVIVGVSAGSMNCAKTVYAMPELPGEYLDKKYQRYLPGLELTQTMIIPHYNEIHDDCLDGVHIFKDIAYPDSTKRTFIVLVDGSFIHIHEGKEVIYGLSYKIEKGKQSLIQEKDCMFTLDS; from the coding sequence ATGCATTTATTTCTGACAAGCTCAAACTTAACATTAAATGGTCAATATATTAATGAAGAGAATGGTTTCCGTTCTCTTCTTTTTGATGTCCTTCCACATCATATTCGTTGTCTTTATATTGCCTCTGATCCAAGCAATACGATTCATAATGATGAATGGGGAAACTACCAAAAGAAAGCCTTGATGAATAGTCATTTCTTAGTAGATACATTTACTATTCTGGATGATCGAAACAAAGAGAAGACAGAAGAACTCGTGAAAGAATCAGATCTTATCATACTTGGAGGAGGGCATGTGCCTACTCAAAACAAGTTTTTTAGAGAAATCCACTTAAAGAAGTATTTAAAGGAGTATGAAGGTGTGATAGTAGGTGTCAGTGCAGGTTCTATGAACTGTGCAAAGACTGTATACGCCATGCCTGAACTTCCAGGAGAATATCTTGATAAGAAGTATCAAAGATATCTTCCAGGATTAGAACTCACCCAAACAATGATCATTCCTCACTATAATGAAATACATGATGATTGTTTGGATGGTGTTCATATATTCAAGGATATTGCCTATCCTGATAGTACCAAAAGAACATTTATAGTACTGGTGGATGGTAGTTTTATTCATATACATGAGGGAAAAGAAGTCATTTATGGGTTATCTTATAAAATAGAAAAAGGAAAACAATCACTTATACAAGAAAAAGATTGTATGTTCACATTGGATTCATAA